Proteins from a genomic interval of Thamnophis elegans isolate rThaEle1 chromosome 2, rThaEle1.pri, whole genome shotgun sequence:
- the ABT1 gene encoding activator of basal transcription 1 — MVDDGAGKLQLTPRIEDSVMDSGEEEVETVSEDKETEEDSQLDSCNQNDAKKVVPGIVYLGHIPPRFRPRHVRNLLCVHGEVGRIFLQPEERFIRKKKKAAGSNAKNFTEGWVEFRDKRVAKLVAASLHNTPIGVRKKSKFHYDLWNIKYLNRFKWTHLSEQLAYERQVRQQRMRAEVSQAKRETNFYLQNVEKSKHFLKKDNQKVHAEKSWGFVQRCTEDEIQTSKGKKRLKQQLARSAEIQQKSQSNKSLLTKIFNIQQ; from the exons atgGTTGATGACGGTGCAGGAAAACTCCAACTGACACCCAGGATTGAAGACTCAGTAATGGACAGTGGAGAGGAAGAAGTAGAGACAGTTTCAGAAGataaggaaacagaagaggaTTCTCAGTTGGATTCCTGTAATCAAAATGATGCCAAAAAGGTTGTGCCTGGCATAGTTTATCTTGGTCATATCCCTCCACGCTTCCGGCCTCGGCATGTCCGAAACCTACTTTGCGTTCATGGTGAAGTGGGACGCATTTTCTTGCAGCCTGAAG AACGATTTATCCGAAAGAAAAAGAAGGCGGCTGGTAGTAATGCCAAAAATTTCACAGAAGGTTGGGTAGAATTCCGGGATAAGCGTGTGGCAAAGTTGGTAGCTGCTAGTTTACACAATACTCCTATCGGTGTTCGTAAGAAGAGCAAATTCCATTATGACCTATGGAATATAAAG tATTTGAATCGCTTCAAATGGACTCACTTGAGTGAGCAGCTTGCATATGAAAGGCAGGTGCGACAGCAGCGTATGCGTGCTGAAGTTTCTCAGGCCAAACGAGAGACTAATTTCTACCTGCagaatgtagagaagagcaagCACTTTTTGAAGAAGGACAATCAGAAAGTACATGCTGAGAAGAGCTGGGGCTTCGTTCAGCGCTGTACTGAGGATGAAATTCAGACAAGCAAAGGAAAGAAACGGCTCAAGCAACAGCTAGCCCGGTCTGCTGAGATCCAGCAGAAATCCCAGTCAAACAAATCTCTGTTGACCAAAATCTTCAATATCCAGCAATAA